From Oncorhynchus masou masou isolate Uvic2021 chromosome 7, UVic_Omas_1.1, whole genome shotgun sequence, one genomic window encodes:
- the creg1 gene encoding protein CREG1: MEEMEVNMNTLLAAGLLLLFVMPGELYRIPPHEEVARMARFVANQCNWASMATISTHEPVQGQPFSNAFSTSDGPVGSGTGVPYMYLTTMEISVQDLKVNPQASLSMSLAQTDFCKNQGYDPQDPLCAHIIFSGSVLEINGTEATFAKKALFSRHPEMVDWPTDHNWFFAKMNITKVWVLDYFGGVKTVTPEDYFKATPYPTRDTTERTPQPV, encoded by the exons ATGGAGGAGATGGAAGTCAACATGAACACATTGCTGGCAGCAGGGCTTCTACTGCTTTTCGTTATGCCCGGAGAACTTTACAGAATCCCTCCGCACGAGGAAGTCGCCAGGATGGCTAGATTCGTCGCCAACCAGTGCAACTGGGCTTCCATGGCCACAATATCGACCCATGAGCCAGTGCAAGGACAACCCTTCTCCAATGCGTTCTCTACCAGTGACGGACCAGttgggtctgggactggggtGCCCTACATGTATCTCACCACTATGGAGATCTCTGTCCAGGATTTAAAG GTGAACCCCCAGGCATCCTTGTCCATGTCCCTGGCCCAGACAGACTTCTGTAAGAACCAAGGATACGACCCTCAGGATCCCCTTTGTGCCCACATCATCTTCTCTGGCTCTGTGCTGGAG ATTAACGGTACAGAGGCCACCTTTGCCAAGAAAGCCCTGTTCAGTCGCCACCCTGAGATGGTCGACTGGCCCACCGACCACAACTGGTTCTTTGCCAAGATGAACATCACCAAGGTGTGGGTTCTGGACTACTTTGGAGGGGTGAAGACAGTCACCCCAGAAGACTACTTCAAGGCTACACCCTACCCTACAAGAGACACCACTGA GAGGACACCACAGCCAGTTTGA